A region of Domibacillus sp. DTU_2020_1001157_1_SI_ALB_TIR_016 DNA encodes the following proteins:
- a CDS encoding transposase → METLSLRLELMKPTETKKQMYQKMTELNTSFSNWLLRYEELSKATSKVYKLFSQEKLPSAVVNQTIREVKSKKKNQKAKTFRRFWCSFNNQNLAIEKENGLYKLSFPTLEKRIGVPVITEVYQQHWLDKILSGQAKQGAAELYEKKGKWYISLSISFEPERAASSSKVMGIDVGLNYLAVASVGTKTLFFRGNEAAFIRRTFSSRRKKLGKLKLLPVIKKSKNKESQWMKNLNHKMSRQIVHFAAENGVHCIRMEDLTGIRRKAKSKKEAGRNLHSWSHYQLQTFIEYKAKMAGIQVEYVNPHHTSQTCKCGHVDKKNRKRHTFSCIKCQYTLHADANAAINISKAISGLSKKKNKQAA, encoded by the coding sequence GTGGAAACTCTTTCATTAAGGTTAGAACTGATGAAACCAACGGAAACAAAGAAACAGATGTATCAAAAAATGACCGAATTAAACACTTCTTTTTCAAACTGGCTGCTACGTTATGAAGAACTATCTAAAGCAACGTCTAAAGTCTACAAGCTTTTTTCTCAAGAAAAACTACCTTCGGCAGTGGTGAATCAAACCATCCGTGAAGTGAAATCCAAGAAAAAGAATCAAAAAGCAAAAACGTTTCGCCGTTTTTGGTGCAGTTTTAACAATCAAAACCTCGCTATCGAAAAGGAAAACGGTTTATATAAGCTATCTTTCCCTACGTTAGAAAAGAGAATTGGTGTGCCGGTTATCACAGAAGTGTATCAGCAGCACTGGCTGGATAAAATTCTTTCCGGGCAGGCAAAACAAGGAGCCGCTGAACTGTATGAGAAAAAAGGCAAATGGTATATCTCGCTTTCTATTTCATTTGAACCAGAACGGGCTGCTTCTTCTTCAAAAGTGATGGGCATTGATGTAGGGCTGAACTATTTAGCTGTTGCCTCGGTTGGTACGAAAACGCTCTTCTTTCGAGGAAACGAGGCTGCTTTCATTCGTAGAACATTTTCTTCAAGAAGAAAAAAGTTAGGAAAGCTAAAGCTTCTCCCTGTTATTAAAAAATCCAAAAACAAAGAATCACAGTGGATGAAAAATCTAAATCATAAAATGAGCCGGCAAATCGTTCATTTCGCTGCAGAGAACGGTGTTCACTGCATTCGAATGGAAGATTTGACGGGTATTCGCCGTAAAGCCAAATCAAAAAAAGAAGCTGGCAGAAATCTACACTCCTGGTCTCACTATCAGCTTCAAACGTTTATTGAATACAAAGCAAAAATGGCTGGTATTCAAGTCGAGTACGTGAATCCACATCACACTTCCCAAACGTGTAAATGCGGTCATGTTGATAAAAAGAATCGAAAAAGACACACGTTTTCGTGTATCAAATGTCAATATACACTTCACGCTGATGCGAATGCGGCCATTAATATTTCGAAAGCCATCAGCGGCCTCTCAAAAAAGAAAAACAAGCAAGCAGCTTAA
- a CDS encoding PLP-dependent aminotransferase family protein: protein MDITFFLNRNLDIPLYQQLYQLLKENMHEGRIQKGMKLPSKRLLAAQLSISQTTVERAYEQLAAEGYIVSKPRSGWFADYDGSDFVHIKMPSTSSIKLKAQENEQMIDFHYGNVDSAHFPLSAWRKSMVNSLDQYGHVLYRPGDVLGELELRALIGEHLYQSRGVHCLPEQVIIGAGSPVLMHLLCQVFGPNITIGYEDPGSARSRKIFEANQMKILPIPVDHEGICIEEIQKERPSLLYVTPSHQFPLGTIMTINRRIELLKWAAQNQTFIIEDDYDGEFRYSGRPIPSLQGLDQHNRVIYMGTFSKSLLPSLRISYMILPALLLEKGSEITSLYKQTVSCHSQLTLAEFIKNGGWQKHINRMRKLYQKKRAILLETLQSELGRHVKIRGENSGLHVLLDVYSPFSEKELIEKAEEHGVKIYPASVFYTKQPPTTTVLIGFAGVSKDNIREGIKKLKAAWNI, encoded by the coding sequence ATGGATATCACGTTTTTCTTAAATCGAAATCTAGATATTCCGCTTTATCAGCAGCTCTATCAGCTTTTAAAAGAAAATATGCACGAGGGACGTATTCAAAAAGGAATGAAACTCCCTTCAAAAAGGCTGCTCGCAGCACAGCTTTCTATTAGTCAAACGACTGTAGAGCGGGCTTATGAACAGCTTGCTGCCGAAGGCTACATTGTGAGCAAACCAAGAAGTGGCTGGTTTGCTGATTATGATGGTTCTGATTTTGTTCATATTAAAATGCCAAGCACGTCATCTATTAAGCTAAAAGCGCAAGAAAATGAACAAATGATTGATTTTCATTATGGGAATGTGGATTCCGCTCACTTCCCGCTTTCCGCCTGGCGAAAAAGCATGGTCAATAGTTTAGACCAATATGGGCACGTGCTCTATCGTCCAGGAGATGTTTTAGGAGAGCTTGAGCTAAGAGCGCTCATTGGAGAGCACCTGTATCAATCGCGCGGTGTCCATTGTCTGCCTGAGCAAGTCATCATAGGGGCCGGCAGTCCTGTTTTGATGCATCTCTTGTGCCAAGTCTTCGGCCCGAATATTACCATAGGGTATGAGGATCCTGGTTCTGCGAGATCGAGAAAGATTTTTGAAGCCAATCAAATGAAGATTCTTCCTATACCAGTTGATCATGAAGGAATCTGTATAGAGGAAATCCAAAAAGAGCGGCCAAGCCTTTTATATGTAACGCCTTCTCATCAGTTTCCGCTCGGAACGATTATGACGATTAATAGAAGAATTGAACTGCTTAAATGGGCAGCCCAAAATCAAACATTTATTATTGAAGACGATTATGACGGGGAATTTAGATACAGCGGACGGCCGATCCCATCCTTGCAAGGGCTTGATCAGCATAACCGTGTCATTTACATGGGCACTTTCTCTAAATCTCTTCTTCCGTCATTGCGTATTAGTTATATGATTCTTCCTGCACTTCTTTTAGAAAAAGGCAGTGAAATCACTTCTTTGTATAAGCAAACGGTGTCCTGCCATAGTCAACTGACGCTGGCTGAATTTATAAAAAATGGCGGATGGCAAAAACACATCAACAGAATGAGAAAGCTGTACCAAAAAAAAAGAGCCATTTTATTAGAGACCCTACAAAGCGAATTAGGAAGACACGTAAAGATTCGAGGAGAAAACTCAGGATTGCATGTTTTGCTCGACGTGTACTCACCATTCAGTGAAAAAGAGCTCATTGAGAAAGCAGAAGAGCACGGCGTGAAAATTTATCCTGCATCCGTTTTTTATACAAAACAACCTCCGACAACTACAGTATTAATTGGATTCGCAGGGGTTTCTAAAGACAACATACGAGAAGGGATAAAAAAACTGAAAGCTGCCTGGAACATATAA
- a CDS encoding uracil/xanthine transporter, with product MREWMKVKHWTAGMQWLFFLFTNTVVIPITIGSAFELEQGKIVALLQLSFIFTGLACIVQALFGHRRSIMEGQSGLWWGVILSMCYIAPAQGIPLSVLGGSISAGIVLSGLITVLVGLSGLSAHIAKWFNAGVMAVFTFLLAVRLNTIFLKGMLGLPFSTGEAAPQIDVPVFLLSCAIVLFTILLSVKGHPSISRYSLLISIIVGWIAYEALFSASGEAAGMSSAPAFGLFLLGDLSFDAGIIMTAVVAGMLNLSNTFGALKGTDSMYQDETGNRQYRRSFTISGVFTMVSGVFGMVPYAPYVSSIGFLHQTRILERLPFILGGIFFIIMGIIPAVGHLMAQMPLSVGSAALLVAYMRLLQTALGYFAQIEMTPANLYRVAAPLFIGIIFLFFPTEYFLSFPAFIRPLVSNGLLIGILLSLVLENSRFKERKRKQSRRFKLIKGEAYQNE from the coding sequence ATGCGGGAATGGATGAAGGTAAAACATTGGACTGCAGGGATGCAATGGCTGTTTTTTCTTTTTACAAATACAGTCGTCATCCCGATTACGATTGGAAGTGCATTTGAGCTGGAGCAGGGGAAAATAGTAGCGCTCCTTCAGCTTTCTTTTATTTTCACAGGACTCGCTTGTATTGTCCAAGCCCTGTTTGGCCATCGCCGCTCGATTATGGAAGGGCAGTCAGGTCTTTGGTGGGGCGTTATTTTAAGTATGTGCTACATAGCACCCGCACAAGGGATTCCTCTCTCAGTGCTGGGAGGCAGTATTTCAGCCGGCATTGTTTTATCTGGACTGATCACGGTGCTGGTCGGCTTATCCGGTTTATCCGCTCATATCGCCAAATGGTTCAATGCCGGTGTTATGGCCGTCTTTACGTTTTTGCTGGCCGTCCGGCTGAATACTATTTTTTTGAAAGGGATGCTCGGGCTCCCCTTTAGCACCGGCGAAGCTGCGCCGCAGATTGATGTTCCTGTTTTTTTACTGTCATGCGCCATCGTCTTGTTTACGATTTTGCTCAGTGTAAAAGGACATCCCAGCATCAGCCGCTATTCGCTTCTGATCAGCATTATCGTCGGCTGGATTGCATATGAAGCACTATTTTCAGCTTCAGGAGAAGCCGCCGGTATGAGCAGCGCCCCTGCTTTTGGCTTGTTTCTTCTTGGGGATCTGTCTTTTGATGCTGGTATTATCATGACAGCTGTCGTAGCTGGTATGCTGAATCTATCGAATACATTTGGTGCCTTAAAAGGAACCGACTCGATGTATCAGGATGAAACAGGGAACCGGCAGTACCGCCGTTCTTTTACGATTTCAGGTGTGTTTACCATGGTCTCCGGTGTCTTCGGCATGGTGCCATACGCTCCATATGTGTCGTCCATTGGTTTTTTGCATCAAACGCGCATTTTGGAGAGGCTGCCGTTTATTCTTGGGGGTATCTTCTTTATCATCATGGGGATCATTCCGGCGGTGGGCCATTTAATGGCGCAAATGCCTTTAAGCGTCGGCAGTGCCGCGCTGCTTGTTGCGTATATGCGCTTGCTGCAAACCGCGCTCGGTTACTTTGCTCAAATCGAGATGACACCGGCCAACCTGTACCGGGTCGCCGCGCCCCTGTTTATCGGTATTATTTTTCTATTTTTCCCTACGGAATATTTTCTTTCATTTCCGGCTTTTATACGGCCGCTCGTCAGCAATGGCCTGCTGATCGGAATTTTACTGTCGCTTGTGCTGGAGAACAGCCGCTTTAAGGAACGCAAGCGGAAACAAAGCAGGCGTTTCAAACTTATTAAAGGGGAGGCGTATCAAAATGAATGA
- a CDS encoding allantoinase: protein MKQFDTIIQNGNVVFSNEVKKTNIAIKEGKIAAIGDTLSGEAEHIIDAEGQYVLPGMIDVHVHFSDPGREYWEGFHTGSQMMAAGGCTTYFDMPLNGIPSTIDKAALFEKAEKGSQTSWTDFALWGGLVPGNEPYLAELAEEGVIGFKAFLSTTGNKEFENVDDVTLLKGMKIIAGLGKVLALHSESGPITDWLKEEKERAGKVSADDYLETRPIAAEAEAVQRALYYAEVTGCPLHFVHISSAEAIEKIEEAKRKGMNVTVETCPHYLMFNHHALQEKGAIAKCAPPLRLPEEQKKLIELLIAGKFDMISSDHSPCTSDLKDPATYNLFQAWGGISGGQFSLLSMMELALQYKISLEHVAQWTASNPAKRFGLASKGEIAEGYDADFVLLATDESFTVTEENFLAKNKISLYIGHTFPCTVKKTINRGHIVYDQGAILPAQPGGQWIKPVQAEEKAASSVN, encoded by the coding sequence ATGAAACAATTTGATACGATCATTCAAAACGGAAACGTGGTTTTCTCGAATGAGGTGAAAAAAACAAACATTGCGATTAAAGAGGGGAAGATTGCGGCGATTGGCGATACGCTTTCCGGCGAAGCGGAGCACATTATCGACGCAGAAGGCCAATATGTGCTGCCTGGCATGATTGATGTCCATGTCCATTTTAGTGACCCGGGCCGTGAATATTGGGAAGGATTCCATACAGGTTCTCAAATGATGGCTGCAGGAGGCTGCACAACCTATTTTGATATGCCGCTTAACGGGATTCCTTCTACAATTGACAAAGCCGCACTCTTCGAAAAAGCGGAAAAAGGCAGCCAGACGTCCTGGACCGACTTTGCTTTATGGGGTGGACTAGTGCCAGGCAATGAACCGTATTTAGCCGAACTTGCAGAAGAAGGTGTGATTGGATTCAAAGCCTTCTTGTCTACAACAGGAAATAAGGAATTTGAAAACGTAGATGACGTAACACTCTTAAAAGGAATGAAAATCATCGCGGGGCTCGGCAAGGTGCTGGCTCTTCATTCTGAAAGCGGACCGATTACCGACTGGCTCAAAGAAGAAAAAGAACGGGCCGGAAAGGTATCAGCAGATGATTACTTGGAAACACGGCCAATAGCGGCTGAAGCAGAAGCGGTACAGCGTGCTCTTTATTATGCAGAAGTAACGGGATGCCCGCTTCATTTCGTTCATATCAGCTCCGCAGAAGCCATTGAGAAAATTGAAGAAGCAAAACGTAAAGGCATGAATGTAACCGTTGAAACGTGTCCTCACTATTTAATGTTTAATCATCATGCTCTTCAGGAAAAAGGGGCCATTGCGAAATGTGCACCGCCGCTTCGCCTGCCAGAAGAGCAGAAAAAGCTGATTGAGCTTTTGATTGCTGGAAAGTTTGATATGATTTCTTCTGATCATTCACCATGTACAAGTGATTTAAAAGATCCAGCCACGTACAACTTGTTCCAAGCATGGGGCGGTATCAGCGGCGGCCAGTTTTCTTTGCTTTCCATGATGGAGCTTGCCCTGCAGTATAAGATTTCACTTGAACATGTAGCACAGTGGACAGCATCGAATCCGGCAAAACGGTTTGGTCTTGCTTCCAAAGGGGAAATTGCAGAAGGATATGACGCCGATTTTGTGTTATTGGCTACGGATGAGTCGTTTACCGTTACTGAAGAAAACTTCCTTGCCAAAAACAAAATCAGCTTGTATATCGGACACAC
- a CDS encoding fumarylacetoacetate hydrolase family protein has protein sequence MKLAAIYNEGYEKAVLIEQETVYLMSHVNEVAGKQWSEDLLLLLQKGELDEVRSWYQQEGRTRLQTLSGFALDAVSFAPLFRHPEKVFGVGMNYMEKALELSGKPPEEEPVIFMKPNSSLIGPGEAIQIPPQSPNVSGEAELAIVIGKTCENVEEADFWDVIAGFTASLDMTAKDIQNQNPRFLQRAKSFNTFCSFGPYLITSDEVADLASIKVETVLNGSVCHENVIANMMYSPAFIVSFFSKIMTLQPGDMILTGTPGSAIIREGDAIECRITGFPRLTNPVKKRK, from the coding sequence ATGAAACTTGCTGCGATTTACAACGAAGGCTACGAAAAAGCGGTATTGATTGAGCAGGAAACGGTTTATTTGATGAGCCATGTGAACGAAGTTGCGGGAAAACAGTGGAGTGAAGACCTGCTTCTTCTTTTGCAAAAAGGGGAGCTGGATGAGGTAAGGAGCTGGTACCAGCAAGAAGGCCGTACCCGGCTTCAAACGCTAAGTGGCTTTGCACTGGACGCTGTGTCATTTGCTCCGTTATTCCGCCATCCGGAAAAAGTATTCGGGGTCGGCATGAATTACATGGAAAAAGCATTAGAGTTATCGGGCAAGCCTCCGGAAGAAGAGCCGGTTATTTTTATGAAGCCAAATTCCAGTTTAATCGGTCCAGGTGAAGCGATTCAAATTCCGCCGCAGTCGCCCAATGTATCGGGGGAAGCGGAACTGGCCATCGTGATAGGCAAAACATGCGAAAATGTAGAAGAAGCTGATTTTTGGGATGTAATTGCGGGCTTTACCGCCAGTCTGGATATGACTGCAAAAGACATCCAAAATCAAAATCCCCGTTTTCTTCAGCGGGCAAAAAGCTTTAATACATTTTGCAGCTTTGGCCCGTATTTGATCACATCGGATGAAGTGGCGGATCTGGCTTCAATTAAAGTTGAAACCGTATTAAACGGTTCTGTCTGCCACGAAAATGTGATTGCCAATATGATGTACTCACCGGCTTTTATTGTGTCGTTTTTCTCAAAAATCATGACGCTTCAGCCAGGAGATATGATTTTAACCGGAACACCGGGATCGGCTATCATCCGTGAAGGGGATGCCATCGAGTGCCGGATCACCGGGTTCCCCCGTTTAACGAATCCAGTCAAAAAACGAAAATAA
- a CDS encoding DMT family transporter, translating to MNKATNGWVSGFLGVLIFSGSLPATRLAVADFDPLFLTVCRAAIAGVLAGVLLLIFRQQRPASIDIGPLLVVAGGVVVGFPFLTALALQYVTSAHAIIFVGLLPLSTAIFGVIRGGERPRPAFWIFSAAGSFLVAGFALIQNRESSPIGDALMLASIIVCGLGYAEGARLSRRLGNWQVISWALVLSLPLMLPLSFYLPPDSWAGIGQPALFSLAYVSLFSMLIGFVFWYRGLAQGGIAAVGQLQLLQPFFGLLLASVILHEKVGWALIVVNIAVVLCVAAARRFAK from the coding sequence ATGAACAAAGCAACAAATGGCTGGGTAAGTGGTTTTTTGGGCGTACTGATCTTCAGTGGCTCGCTGCCTGCGACGCGCTTAGCTGTAGCGGATTTTGATCCGTTGTTCCTCACCGTCTGCCGCGCCGCAATAGCAGGTGTGCTGGCAGGCGTTCTCCTTCTCATCTTCCGGCAGCAGCGACCTGCCAGCATCGATATAGGTCCACTATTGGTGGTGGCTGGTGGCGTGGTAGTTGGTTTTCCGTTTCTGACTGCGTTGGCCCTTCAATATGTCACGTCCGCGCATGCCATTATCTTTGTTGGGCTTCTTCCGCTCTCAACAGCGATCTTCGGGGTCATTCGGGGTGGTGAACGGCCTCGCCCCGCCTTCTGGATCTTTTCCGCAGCAGGCAGCTTTCTGGTCGCAGGATTTGCTCTAATCCAAAATAGGGAATCATCACCGATCGGCGACGCACTTATGCTTGCTTCTATTATCGTATGTGGTCTCGGGTATGCAGAAGGAGCCAGGCTCTCGCGCAGGCTGGGGAATTGGCAGGTGATCTCCTGGGCGCTCGTTCTGTCGCTTCCCCTTATGTTGCCGTTATCATTTTACCTACCACCCGACTCATGGGCGGGCATTGGTCAACCTGCTCTCTTCAGCCTTGCTTACGTATCTTTATTCAGCATGCTTATCGGCTTCGTTTTCTGGTATCGAGGCCTCGCGCAGGGAGGCATAGCAGCAGTTGGACAGCTGCAGCTTCTCCAACCTTTTTTTGGACTGCTGCTTGCCTCTGTCATTCTGCATGAGAAAGTTGGCTGGGCACTTATAGTAGTGAATATTGCCGTTGTGCTTTGCGTAGCAGCCGCTCGGCGATTCGCAAAGTAA
- a CDS encoding IDEAL domain-containing protein, producing the protein MEIGEWKKVKMGHVTVVGYVSRIGYYHSQIELVIVGRIKNGIMRWGMPTRLLFEEHRLEPMGTLLDDIQDKTTLIDLALMTKDKEWFEELTEGLKNGISKSNN; encoded by the coding sequence TTGGAGATTGGAGAGTGGAAAAAAGTCAAAATGGGGCATGTTACGGTCGTTGGATATGTCAGTCGCATTGGTTATTACCATAGTCAAATTGAACTAGTAATCGTCGGCAGAATCAAAAACGGTATTATGCGGTGGGGAATGCCAACGAGGTTACTATTTGAGGAGCATCGTCTAGAACCGATGGGCACACTGCTGGATGATATCCAGGATAAAACCACGCTCATTGATCTAGCCCTTATGACGAAAGACAAGGAATGGTTTGAAGAATTGACGGAAGGCTTAAAAAATGGCATATCGAAGAGCAATAATTAA
- a CDS encoding alanine--glyoxylate aminotransferase family protein, translating to MTGYRELNTPLRTIMTPGPVEADPRVLRAMSTPILGQFDPAFTHIMNETMDMLRQVFQTKNQWAFPIDGTSRSGLEAVLTSVLAPGDKVLIPIFGRFGHLLTEIAERNGAEIHTIETEWGQVFDQDEIIEALERVKPKVLAVVHGETSTGCMQPLDKVGKACREMGIISIVDAVATIAGTEVKVDEWQLDAVIGGTQKCFSVPSGMAPITYNERVEKILASRKKVERGVRTAEDAENVLHPIQSNYFDLSQLQDYWGPRRLNHHTEATSMLYALREGARVVLEEGLEARFARHRLHEKAIMEGIKAMGLTLFNDVPWKLPMVTCVNIPEGIDGEAVRSMLLEQFGIEIASSFGPLHGKIWRIGAMGYSCRKENVFAVLSGLEAALIRNGAIVQRGEALQAALNVYETAAAEKVMM from the coding sequence ATGACGGGATATCGTGAATTAAATACACCTTTACGTACAATCATGACACCGGGACCGGTTGAAGCAGATCCACGGGTGCTTCGTGCCATGAGTACACCGATTCTAGGCCAGTTTGATCCGGCTTTTACTCACATTATGAATGAAACGATGGATATGCTGCGCCAGGTATTTCAGACAAAAAACCAATGGGCATTTCCGATCGACGGAACATCCCGCTCAGGTCTTGAAGCGGTATTAACGAGTGTGCTGGCACCAGGAGATAAAGTTTTAATTCCGATCTTTGGACGGTTTGGCCATCTGCTGACGGAAATTGCAGAGCGCAATGGTGCTGAAATTCATACCATTGAAACAGAGTGGGGCCAGGTATTTGACCAAGATGAAATTATTGAAGCATTAGAGCGGGTAAAACCGAAAGTATTAGCTGTTGTTCACGGGGAAACGTCAACAGGATGCATGCAGCCACTTGATAAAGTCGGGAAAGCCTGCCGCGAAATGGGCATTATTTCTATCGTAGATGCAGTTGCGACCATTGCCGGAACCGAAGTGAAAGTGGATGAATGGCAGCTTGATGCGGTCATTGGCGGCACGCAAAAGTGTTTTTCCGTGCCATCCGGTATGGCGCCAATTACGTACAATGAGCGGGTCGAGAAAATTCTGGCTTCTCGCAAGAAAGTGGAAAGAGGCGTACGGACAGCGGAAGATGCAGAAAATGTCCTGCATCCTATTCAAAGCAATTACTTTGATTTAAGCCAGCTGCAGGACTACTGGGGACCACGCCGTCTGAACCACCATACGGAAGCGACGTCTATGCTTTATGCACTTCGGGAAGGCGCCCGTGTTGTGCTTGAAGAAGGTCTTGAAGCGCGCTTTGCCCGCCACCGCCTTCATGAAAAAGCCATCATGGAAGGAATTAAAGCCATGGGGCTGACGCTGTTCAACGATGTGCCATGGAAACTGCCAATGGTCACCTGCGTCAATATTCCAGAAGGTATTGACGGAGAAGCTGTTCGGTCTATGCTGCTTGAGCAGTTTGGAATTGAAATTGCCAGCTCGTTCGGCCCGCTCCACGGAAAAATCTGGCGCATTGGCGCAATGGGATACAGCTGCCGGAAAGAAAATGTATTTGCTGTATTATCTGGCCTTGAAGCCGCATTGATCCGAAATGGCGCCATTGTTCAAAGAGGAGAAGCACTGCAGGCTGCGCTAAACGTGTACGAGACAGCGGCTGCTGAAAAAGTTATGATGTAA
- a CDS encoding amidase has translation MNDQWNAFVDQEIKLVPTGEGALDGRTFAVKDVFSIKGYTSSAGNPDWLRTHEPAEETADSIRKLLDAGAALTGTLQTDELMYSLNGENAHYGTPVNPKAPDRIPGGSSSGSAAAAAAGLVDFAIGTDTGGSVRIPSSYCGLYGIRPTHGAVDISGVIPLAKSFDTVGWMAQDLNLLAQAGDVLLPASDKKNPFQRILIEEEAWALPDTETKAALRRLLPAAEKQTTHVEHVRVAEEGLAAWTEVFRTIQALEIWEEHGSWITKEQPVFGPGIAERFQMAGTLKKAECQGQLHKRKDIQQRMDELLKDDALLIIPTAPGPAPLLNLHGEAAEQYRAKTMQLTCIAGLAGLPQITLPLTEAGGLPVGLSVIAGRHQDRRLIQWASAFVQACSGEEVKG, from the coding sequence ATGAATGATCAATGGAATGCGTTTGTCGATCAAGAAATCAAGCTTGTACCGACTGGAGAAGGAGCACTCGATGGCCGTACCTTTGCGGTCAAAGATGTGTTTTCCATCAAAGGATATACGAGCAGTGCAGGCAATCCAGACTGGCTCCGGACGCACGAGCCGGCGGAGGAAACAGCAGATTCGATTCGAAAACTGCTTGATGCAGGGGCGGCCCTTACAGGCACTCTTCAGACGGATGAGCTGATGTACAGCTTGAACGGTGAAAATGCGCATTACGGAACGCCGGTGAACCCGAAAGCGCCGGACCGCATTCCAGGCGGCTCTTCAAGCGGCTCTGCTGCTGCCGCGGCGGCCGGACTTGTTGATTTTGCCATTGGAACTGATACAGGAGGCTCGGTCCGCATTCCGTCTTCGTACTGCGGCTTGTATGGCATTCGGCCGACACATGGCGCTGTCGATATAAGCGGCGTGATTCCGCTGGCCAAAAGCTTTGATACAGTCGGCTGGATGGCACAGGATCTAAATCTGCTTGCTCAAGCAGGCGATGTCCTGCTTCCTGCTTCTGATAAAAAGAATCCATTCCAACGTATTTTAATAGAAGAAGAGGCGTGGGCACTGCCGGATACTGAAACGAAAGCGGCACTGCGACGTCTGCTGCCGGCAGCCGAAAAACAAACGACACACGTGGAGCACGTCCGGGTTGCAGAAGAAGGGTTAGCGGCCTGGACAGAAGTGTTCCGGACGATTCAAGCGCTGGAAATTTGGGAAGAACACGGTTCATGGATTACGAAAGAGCAGCCAGTATTCGGGCCGGGTATTGCGGAGCGGTTTCAAATGGCTGGCACTCTAAAGAAAGCGGAGTGCCAAGGCCAGCTCCATAAGCGGAAGGACATTCAGCAGCGTATGGACGAACTGTTAAAAGATGACGCGCTTTTAATCATTCCAACGGCGCCAGGTCCTGCCCCGCTTTTGAATTTACATGGGGAAGCTGCGGAACAGTACCGTGCTAAGACAATGCAACTAACCTGTATCGCGGGTCTTGCTGGCCTGCCTCAAATAACGCTGCCCCTGACAGAAGCCGGCGGCCTGCCAGTTGGATTATCCGTGATTGCTGGAAGACATCAAGACAGGCGGCTGATCCAATGGGCTTCTGCTTTTGTCCAAGCGTGCAGCGGGGAGGAAGTAAAAGGATGA